From the genome of Anticarsia gemmatalis isolate Benzon Research Colony breed Stoneville strain chromosome 13, ilAntGemm2 primary, whole genome shotgun sequence, one region includes:
- the LOC142978036 gene encoding uncharacterized protein LOC142978036 isoform X3, whose amino-acid sequence MGHLLRSAFVMGNGGKDIEGMSLDEGRQSQRPYRYGMVLLCAGALINWLGLAEDYAEPVRYVGVACIVAGALLICAAMCCWLQSPARQPQTDRASPDTHQIDDPIHVISMPDEETMQQKPPDYDTVAGAPPTYDDAIKLNPARLLPASSSARHEVHHAGHGAMLAGHAPVIPGQPDDAPPSPLTPIAAVHRSQVPKTPPPPYNPTHAIR is encoded by the exons GCATGTCTCTGGACGAAGGCAGACAGTCACAGAGGCCGTACAGGTACGGCATGGTGCTGCTGTGCGCCGGCGCACTGATCAACTGGTTGGGCCTAGCTGAAGACTACGCGGAGCCCGTACGCTATGTGGGAGTCGCGTGCATCGTCGCTGGAGCCCTGCTTATATGCGCAGCCATGTGCTGCTGGCTGCAGTCACCCGCCAGGCAGCCTCAAACAGACCGGGCCTCGCCAGATACTCACCAA ATCGACGATCCAATACACGTAATATCGATGCCCGACGAAGAGACAATGCAGCAAAAGCCTCCAGACTACGACACGGTGGCGGGGGCGCCGCCGACATACGACGATGCTATCAAGCTCAACCCGGCGCGCCTGCTGCCGGCCAGCAGCAGCGCGCGGCACGAGGTGCACCACGCGGGGCACGGCGCCATGCTCGCGGGCCACGCGCCCGTCATCCCCGGCCAGCCCGACGACGCGCCGCCCAGCCCGCTCACGCCCATCGCGGCCGTCCACCGGTCGCAGGTGCCCAAGACCCCTCCGCCGCCGTACAACCCGACGCACGCCATCAGATGA
- the caly gene encoding ubiquitin carboxyl-terminal hydrolase calypso produces the protein MKNMPVELNSLSEGWLELESDPGLFTLLLEDFGVKGVQVEEIYDLHKPLESPVYGFIFLFRWIEERRSRRKFVEQIESFVRDEETINNIFFAQQMVPNSCATHALLSILLNYPNLHLGETLSRLKHHTLGMNPENKGWAIGNTPELACAHNSHAIPQARKKTDKNAGVSTGRFTGEAYHFVSFVPINGHLFELDGLKPYPTDHGPWASDEDWTDKFRRVMAERLGRDAGEQVHDIRFNLMAVVPDRRLALTQKLNALELNQKRVKEAISKIGKHLRHLLSKRREINEQGEYISEGSNDNSLSDNMVQISEETILTALESSQLQLYDVDYTRPITIEIGANDRPQQDSSIILVDPVEQGAVVKFVTINRDNQIVGDLYPTSITALVKSNDSPVLVCSQPDPEHPLKLRKLLLTHSELNALMSSIVNEVQQCQQALNDENDKRDMYKVDDCRRTHNYDEFICTFLSMLAERGALAELVAAQLERGRSARARRRRPRPRPRARPRPRPRARK, from the exons ATGAAAAATATGCCAGTAGAATTAAACAGCCTGTCAGAGGGATGGCTCGAGTTAGAAAGCGACCCTGGATTATTTACCCTATTGTTAGAGGATTTCGGAGTAAAAGGGGTTCAGGTAGAAGAAATTTATGACCTGCATAAACCCTTAGAAAGTCCCGTTTACGGGTTTATATTCCTGTTTCGATGGATAGAAGAAAGGAGATCGCGAAGAAAATTTGTTGAACAGATCGAGAGTTTTGTACGCGATGAGGAAactataaacaatatatttttcgcACAGCAAATGGTTCCAAACAGTTGCGCCACTCATGCTTTGCTGTCTATTTTATTGAACTATCCTAATCTACATTTAGGAGAAACACTGAGCCGTTTAAAG CATCACACACTGGGAATGAACCCGGAGAATAAAGGCTGGGCAATTGGCAATACTCCAGAGTTGGCCTGTGCTCACAACTCTCATGCCATCCCCCAGGCAAGGAAGAAGACTGACAAAAATGCTGGAGTTTCTACTGGACGCTTCACAG GTGAAGCTTACCACTTTGTTAGTTTTGTGCCAATCAATGGGCATTTGTTTGAACTGGATGGACTAAAGCCATACCCTACGGATCACGGACCATGGGCATCAGATGAAGACTGGACAGACAAGTTCAGGAGAGTCATGGCAGAAAGACTTGGTAGGGATGCTGGAGAACAAGTTCATGACATTAG ATTTAACTTGATGGCAGTTGTCCCAGACAGAAGGTTGGCTTTGACACAGAAGTTAAATGCTCTTGAATTAAATCAGAAAAGGGTAAAGGAAGCTATCTCAAAAATTGGCAAACATTTAAGGCATTTGTTATCAAAACGCAGGGAAATTAATG AACAAGGAGAGTACATATCAGAAGGTAGTAATGACAACTCTCTAAGTGACAACATGGTGCAGATCAGTGAGGAGACAATATTGACTGCCTTGGAATCATCACAGCTACAGTTGTACGATGTGGACTACACAAGACCAATTACTATTGAGATCGGCGCTAATGATCGGCCACAACAAGACAGCAGCATTATTCTAG ttGATCCAGTAGAACAAGGAGCAGTCGTAAAATTCGTGACAATAAACAGAGACAATCAAATTGTAGGagat ttgtatCCCACTTCAATAACCGCCCTAGTCAAAAGTAACGACTCTCCAGTACTAGTATGCAGTCAGCCAGATCCTGAGCATCCACTTAAGTTGCGGAAACTACTCCTGACCCACTCTGAACTGAACGCGCTAATGAGCAGCATTGTCAATGAAGTACAACAGTGTCAGCAGGCTCTGAACGATGAAAATGATAAAAGGGATATGTACAAG GTGGACGACTGCCGACGTACACACAACTACGACGAGTTTATATGCACATTCTTGTCGATGTTAGCGGAGCGCGGGGCGCTCGCAGAACTGGTGGCCGCGCAGCTGGAGCGCGGCCGGTCCGCCAGGGCGAGGCGCCGCCGCCCGCGGCCCCGACCGCGCGCCAGACCGCGACCACGCCCGAGAGCAAGGAAATGA
- the LOC142978036 gene encoding uncharacterized protein LOC142978036 isoform X5, translating to MSLDEGRQSQRPYRYGMVLLCAGALINWLGLAEDYAEPVRYVGVACIVAGALLICAAMCCWLQSPARQPQTDRASPDTHQIDDPIHVISMPDEETMQQKPPDYDTVAGAPPTYDDAIKLNPARLLPASSSARHEVHHAGHGAMLAGHAPVIPGQPDDAPPSPLTPIAAVHRSQVPKTPPPPYNPTHAIR from the exons ATGTCTCTGGACGAAGGCAGACAGTCACAGAGGCCGTACAGGTACGGCATGGTGCTGCTGTGCGCCGGCGCACTGATCAACTGGTTGGGCCTAGCTGAAGACTACGCGGAGCCCGTACGCTATGTGGGAGTCGCGTGCATCGTCGCTGGAGCCCTGCTTATATGCGCAGCCATGTGCTGCTGGCTGCAGTCACCCGCCAGGCAGCCTCAAACAGACCGGGCCTCGCCAGATACTCACCAA ATCGACGATCCAATACACGTAATATCGATGCCCGACGAAGAGACAATGCAGCAAAAGCCTCCAGACTACGACACGGTGGCGGGGGCGCCGCCGACATACGACGATGCTATCAAGCTCAACCCGGCGCGCCTGCTGCCGGCCAGCAGCAGCGCGCGGCACGAGGTGCACCACGCGGGGCACGGCGCCATGCTCGCGGGCCACGCGCCCGTCATCCCCGGCCAGCCCGACGACGCGCCGCCCAGCCCGCTCACGCCCATCGCGGCCGTCCACCGGTCGCAGGTGCCCAAGACCCCTCCGCCGCCGTACAACCCGACGCACGCCATCAGATGA
- the LOC142978036 gene encoding uncharacterized protein LOC142978036 isoform X4, with amino-acid sequence MCACSKFCDFWKNSCGAGMSLDEGRQSQRPYRYGMVLLCAGALINWLGLAEDYAEPVRYVGVACIVAGALLICAAMCCWLQSPARQPQTDRASPDTHQIDDPIHVISMPDEETMQQKPPDYDTVAGAPPTYDDAIKLNPARLLPASSSARHEVHHAGHGAMLAGHAPVIPGQPDDAPPSPLTPIAAVHRSQVPKTPPPPYNPTHAIR; translated from the exons GCATGTCTCTGGACGAAGGCAGACAGTCACAGAGGCCGTACAGGTACGGCATGGTGCTGCTGTGCGCCGGCGCACTGATCAACTGGTTGGGCCTAGCTGAAGACTACGCGGAGCCCGTACGCTATGTGGGAGTCGCGTGCATCGTCGCTGGAGCCCTGCTTATATGCGCAGCCATGTGCTGCTGGCTGCAGTCACCCGCCAGGCAGCCTCAAACAGACCGGGCCTCGCCAGATACTCACCAA ATCGACGATCCAATACACGTAATATCGATGCCCGACGAAGAGACAATGCAGCAAAAGCCTCCAGACTACGACACGGTGGCGGGGGCGCCGCCGACATACGACGATGCTATCAAGCTCAACCCGGCGCGCCTGCTGCCGGCCAGCAGCAGCGCGCGGCACGAGGTGCACCACGCGGGGCACGGCGCCATGCTCGCGGGCCACGCGCCCGTCATCCCCGGCCAGCCCGACGACGCGCCGCCCAGCCCGCTCACGCCCATCGCGGCCGTCCACCGGTCGCAGGTGCCCAAGACCCCTCCGCCGCCGTACAACCCGACGCACGCCATCAGATGA